The following proteins are encoded in a genomic region of Bernardetia sp. MNP-M8:
- a CDS encoding PcfJ domain-containing protein, translated as MGATRNKKPSIRFELLSFTKTAVFVPPSYCLFVSKNSLKKMSIMALSKLKLKKIREEQILQNYQNTLKKNKNTHVKSLRKVAKQHAKNSVLPVYTNERVNKLVTLMSSGSHRKEFSEIINLIAQKGKTEALLQEDYILDALSCVAKEHSFFIRTIEDWKPKGRNSEKLFADLVRHLFVKYDIPACMTSLWFDSENKLSRSWFIDVGQGKNTSKLNHFPTILTKKEAHYFTKAPSKFTFIAAIRYGQVKAIGGTTGFINNLVQTDLGKYLYPKEGFWKEVIAFLFRNNPTATAHQLDIVVEYIWTQKFARLWGQNTKGQVVQKNPSDPNFDLKGRTWDSLWKKAFEWFKVVGFSRQTPQEWAHFMMEDNYVRAKTGQCFVFQQLLTKQELFEEGKNMNHCVGSYVSDCKNSKSAIFSMQNVLSRNNSLVTIEVDPKTRKIVQTSRRFNHFPSDFEKEIIKEWAKQNDLKVPSYY; from the coding sequence GTGGGAGCGACTAGAAATAAGAAACCTTCTATTCGCTTTGAATTGCTTTCGTTTACAAAAACAGCCGTTTTTGTACCTCCTTCGTATTGCCTTTTTGTTAGTAAAAACAGCCTAAAAAAAATGTCAATTATGGCTTTGTCAAAACTCAAACTCAAAAAAATTAGAGAAGAACAAATTCTTCAAAATTATCAAAATACACTCAAAAAAAATAAAAACACACACGTAAAATCATTACGAAAAGTAGCCAAGCAACATGCAAAAAATAGTGTTTTGCCAGTTTACACTAATGAAAGAGTAAACAAATTAGTTACCTTGATGAGTTCTGGAAGCCATCGAAAAGAGTTTTCAGAAATTATAAATCTTATCGCTCAAAAAGGAAAAACTGAAGCACTTTTGCAAGAAGATTATATCTTAGATGCTTTGTCTTGTGTAGCAAAAGAACATTCTTTTTTCATCAGAACTATTGAAGATTGGAAACCAAAAGGACGTAATTCTGAAAAATTGTTTGCTGATTTGGTGCGTCATCTTTTTGTAAAGTATGATATTCCTGCTTGTATGACTTCACTTTGGTTTGATAGCGAAAATAAATTGTCTAGAAGTTGGTTTATTGATGTTGGACAAGGTAAAAATACTTCTAAATTGAATCATTTTCCTACAATTCTTACCAAAAAAGAGGCACATTATTTTACAAAAGCTCCTTCAAAGTTTACTTTCATTGCAGCCATTCGTTACGGACAAGTAAAGGCAATAGGAGGCACAACAGGTTTTATAAATAATCTTGTTCAGACTGATTTAGGAAAATATTTGTATCCAAAAGAAGGTTTTTGGAAAGAAGTAATTGCTTTTTTGTTCAGAAATAATCCTACTGCTACAGCACATCAACTAGATATTGTTGTCGAATATATTTGGACTCAAAAGTTTGCTAGACTTTGGGGACAAAATACCAAAGGACAAGTAGTTCAGAAAAATCCCTCTGACCCAAATTTTGATTTGAAAGGCAGAACGTGGGATTCTCTTTGGAAAAAAGCCTTTGAATGGTTTAAAGTCGTTGGTTTTTCTCGTCAAACTCCTCAAGAATGGGCACATTTTATGATGGAAGACAATTATGTGAGAGCCAAAACAGGACAATGTTTTGTTTTTCAACAACTTCTTACCAAACAAGAGCTTTTTGAAGAAGGTAAAAATATGAATCACTGTGTAGGTTCTTATGTGAGTGATTGTAAAAATAGTAAATCAGCTATCTTTTCTATGCAAAATGTCCTTTCAAGAAATAATTCTTTGGTAACGATAGAAGTAGATCCAAAAACACGAAAAATTGTACAAACAAGTCGTCGTTTCAATCATTTTCCTTCTGATTTTGAAAAAGAAATTATAAAAGAGTGGGCAAAACAAAATGATTTGAAAGTGCCTAGCTATTATTGA
- a CDS encoding pseudouridine synthase: protein MKNNDKQPNQKKDSNLDNNSAFKPKLKSAEKGNLKSNRFAKAKNKPNPHFEKKKQDEKLKQEENKTISKKTAPKLRQEKTTNSERTERPNRTERTESTEKTYQKDRSFEDRKSKDKNFKKMDKKFERPTRVAAKNITSDKAKENSYSSNSNNEIWRLNRYISNSGVCSRREADTLIAKGEISVNGKVVKELGFKVRPTDEVKYKGKVLRKEKPVYVLLNKPKDFITTTSDPKGRKTVMDLVKKATTERIYPVGRLDRNTTGLLLFTNDGEMAKQLSHPSYEVQKIYRVTLDKPFSEEEVEQLKEGLQLEDGLAKADGAAILSPDGLSVGVELHIGKNRIVRRMFAHLGYEVIRLDRTVYAGLTKETLGRGQYRLLNEREIIRLRFFNKRGQ, encoded by the coding sequence ATGAAAAATAACGATAAGCAGCCAAATCAAAAAAAAGATTCTAACTTAGATAACAATTCTGCCTTCAAACCTAAACTCAAATCAGCTGAAAAAGGAAACTTGAAAAGTAATCGTTTTGCAAAAGCGAAGAACAAACCTAATCCTCATTTTGAGAAAAAGAAACAAGATGAAAAACTAAAGCAAGAAGAAAATAAAACTATTTCAAAAAAAACAGCTCCTAAATTAAGACAAGAAAAAACAACTAATTCAGAACGTACAGAAAGACCAAACAGAACAGAGCGCACAGAATCTACTGAAAAAACCTATCAAAAAGATAGAAGTTTTGAAGATCGAAAAAGTAAAGACAAGAATTTCAAAAAAATGGACAAAAAATTTGAACGTCCTACTCGTGTTGCTGCAAAAAATATAACCTCTGATAAAGCAAAAGAAAATTCGTATTCTTCAAACAGCAATAATGAAATTTGGAGACTGAATCGTTACATTTCAAATTCAGGTGTGTGTTCTCGTAGAGAAGCTGATACACTTATTGCAAAAGGAGAAATTAGTGTAAATGGAAAAGTAGTAAAAGAATTAGGTTTTAAAGTAAGACCAACCGACGAGGTAAAATATAAAGGTAAAGTTCTTCGCAAAGAGAAACCTGTGTATGTTCTTCTAAATAAGCCAAAAGATTTTATTACAACTACAAGTGACCCAAAAGGACGCAAAACTGTAATGGATTTGGTCAAAAAAGCAACCACAGAACGCATTTATCCAGTAGGAAGACTAGACAGAAATACTACAGGACTTTTACTTTTTACAAATGACGGAGAAATGGCAAAACAACTTTCTCATCCTTCGTATGAAGTTCAGAAAATATACAGAGTAACATTAGACAAGCCATTTTCGGAAGAAGAAGTAGAGCAATTAAAAGAAGGTTTACAGCTTGAAGACGGATTAGCCAAAGCAGATGGGGCAGCTATTTTATCACCTGATGGTCTTTCAGTAGGAGTAGAACTTCATATTGGCAAAAACAGAATTGTAAGACGCATGTTTGCTCACTTAGGCTATGAAGTAATTAGATTAGACAGAACTGTCTATGCAGGACTTACCAAAGAAACGCTAGGGCGTGGACAATATCGTCTTTTGAACGAACGGGAAATTATTCGTTTGCGTTTCTTTAATAAAAGAGGACAGTAG
- the scpB gene encoding SMC-Scp complex subunit ScpB, translating to MQYLLNHIESLIFCSPSPISVKEIQKVLEELFGTEVPKQDIDDAIEVLQKRYEQADFAIEIKAIAGGFQFLTKSEFQSSISLLLTQRAKRKLSKSAIETLALIAYKQPITKSKLEAIRGVSCDYAVQKLLEKELLVIKGKDKTAGRPILYGTSDKFMHYFGINSLDDLPMPEDLSAEDVESAQKQARLQSNLEDEEGDEFSLFKFQRGTKAIQDKKNQEETND from the coding sequence GTGCAATATTTACTCAATCATATAGAATCTCTTATTTTTTGTTCTCCCTCTCCTATTTCTGTAAAAGAAATTCAAAAGGTTTTAGAGGAGCTTTTCGGTACAGAAGTTCCAAAACAAGATATAGATGATGCTATAGAAGTATTACAAAAACGCTATGAACAAGCTGATTTTGCAATCGAAATAAAAGCAATTGCAGGAGGATTCCAATTCTTGACCAAATCCGAATTTCAGAGTAGTATAAGTTTGTTGCTTACTCAAAGAGCAAAACGTAAACTTTCAAAATCTGCTATCGAAACGCTTGCTCTTATTGCTTACAAACAGCCTATTACAAAATCAAAACTAGAAGCCATACGTGGTGTAAGTTGTGACTATGCCGTTCAGAAATTATTAGAAAAAGAACTTTTAGTAATTAAGGGAAAAGATAAAACAGCTGGTCGTCCTATTTTGTACGGAACTTCTGATAAGTTTATGCACTATTTCGGAATTAATTCCTTAGATGATTTGCCAATGCCAGAAGATTTGTCTGCTGAAGATGTAGAATCTGCACAAAAACAAGCTAGATTACAATCGAATTTGGAAGACGAAGAAGGTGATGAATTTTCACTCTTCAAATTTCAACGAGGAACAAAAGCTATTCAAGACAAAAAAAATCAAGAAGAAACTAACGATTAG
- a CDS encoding outer membrane lipoprotein carrier protein LolA: MRKIFIIFIALFFAHVATNFTYAQDAQARTLLDAMSNKYKKYNSFRATFTSNLASESESINESLTGTITVKGNKYHLKTQGQEIYNDHKTVWTFLDDANEVTITSYDEADGLNPTDIFDIYKKGYKYVVVEEVKVGGRAHKVIDLVPEDKNLQFFKVRLTIDKANYSLASWNIFEKNGRVHSYKIADFQPNVSVTDADFQFNKAKHPNVEEVDLR, encoded by the coding sequence ATGAGAAAGATTTTTATAATTTTCATTGCTTTATTTTTTGCACATGTTGCAACTAATTTTACTTATGCTCAAGATGCTCAAGCTCGTACACTTTTAGATGCAATGAGTAATAAGTATAAAAAATATAATTCATTTAGAGCTACTTTTACATCAAATTTAGCGAGTGAGTCTGAAAGCATTAATGAATCACTTACAGGAACAATTACTGTAAAAGGAAACAAATACCACCTTAAAACGCAAGGTCAAGAGATTTACAACGACCACAAAACAGTTTGGACATTTTTAGATGATGCCAACGAAGTAACTATTACAAGTTATGACGAAGCTGATGGTCTCAATCCAACTGATATTTTTGATATTTATAAAAAAGGATATAAATATGTAGTGGTAGAAGAAGTGAAAGTTGGTGGAAGAGCACACAAAGTAATTGATTTAGTTCCAGAAGATAAAAACTTACAATTCTTTAAGGTTCGTTTGACTATTGATAAGGCAAATTATAGTCTTGCAAGCTGGAATATTTTTGAAAAAAATGGACGTGTTCATTCTTACAAAATTGCTGATTTCCAACCTAATGTTTCGGTAACAGATGCTGATTTTCAGTTTAATAAAGCCAAACATCCAAATGTTGAAGAAGTAGACTTAAGATAG
- a CDS encoding biotin--[acetyl-CoA-carboxylase] ligase, with protein MSNYKIHTKGLFIGQNQIYLPSCQSTNESLAFHTTEQKKKAQNTLFEGTLLWTNHQTQGKGQRGNSWTAQENQNLTFSILLTPTFLSPKESFWITIAVSLGVRDALEEVMKTNYPDIADSFQIKWTNDIFINHQVGNEYKDQKIGGILIENQINSQSINQSIVGIGININQIFDKNDTTNRAVSLQELTGKEWNKENILTEILFFIEKRYLQLRAGKKEILRADYLSHLFRYQEWHYYKDKIKNQKITGQILGINPEGKLALEVAGQNGKISYFENKEIEFLYT; from the coding sequence ATGAGCAATTACAAAATTCATACAAAGGGACTTTTTATAGGACAAAATCAAATTTATCTGCCAAGCTGTCAGTCTACCAACGAGAGTTTGGCTTTTCATACTACCGAACAGAAAAAAAAAGCACAAAATACACTTTTTGAAGGAACGCTTCTTTGGACAAATCATCAAACACAAGGAAAAGGACAACGAGGAAATAGTTGGACAGCACAAGAAAATCAAAATCTTACTTTTTCTATTTTGCTTACTCCTACTTTTTTATCTCCAAAAGAATCTTTTTGGATTACCATCGCTGTTTCGTTGGGTGTTCGTGATGCGCTAGAGGAAGTTATGAAAACTAATTATCCAGATATTGCTGATTCTTTTCAGATAAAATGGACAAATGATATTTTTATAAATCATCAAGTTGGGAATGAATACAAAGACCAAAAAATTGGAGGGATTTTGATAGAAAATCAAATCAATTCACAATCAATAAATCAAAGTATTGTAGGAATTGGAATTAATATCAATCAGATTTTTGATAAAAATGACACTACCAATAGAGCTGTTTCATTACAGGAACTAACTGGAAAAGAATGGAATAAAGAAAATATTTTAACTGAAATTCTATTTTTTATAGAAAAACGTTATTTGCAATTAAGGGCAGGAAAAAAAGAAATACTTAGAGCTGATTATCTTTCTCATCTTTTTCGATATCAAGAATGGCATTATTATAAAGATAAAATCAAAAATCAGAAAATTACAGGACAAATTTTGGGAATCAACCCAGAAGGAAAACTAGCCTTAGAGGTAGCAGGTCAAAATGGAAAAATTAGCTATTTTGAGAATAAAGAAATTGAATTTTTATACACATAA
- the rsfS gene encoding ribosome silencing factor: protein MTQKQSVTSQMLSQAVVAGLQDRKGKSITLLDLRDVKNSIADYFIICTGTSDTHVDALKSSVEVETYKQYKQDPWHVEGRENRQWILMDYVDVVVHIFQAEKRDRFGLEELWGDAKITQIPDLD, encoded by the coding sequence ATGACTCAAAAACAGTCTGTTACTTCACAAATGCTTTCTCAAGCTGTAGTGGCTGGTCTTCAAGACCGAAAAGGAAAATCAATTACTCTTCTTGACCTTCGTGATGTCAAAAATTCTATTGCAGATTATTTTATTATCTGTACTGGAACTTCTGATACGCACGTAGATGCATTAAAAAGCTCGGTAGAAGTAGAAACCTACAAACAATATAAACAAGACCCTTGGCACGTAGAAGGTAGAGAAAATCGTCAATGGATTTTGATGGATTATGTAGATGTTGTAGTTCATATTTTTCAAGCTGAAAAAAGAGATCGATTTGGCTTAGAAGAACTTTGGGGAGATGCAAAAATTACTCAAATTCCTGATTTGGATTAG
- the ftsH gene encoding ATP-dependent zinc metalloprotease FtsH, with the protein MATEKDTKTEKDTKGTKNTKNTKNPIRNNIPKGTGGNYQIWLSGLLIALILGAWYLNQSTTIKTYEQDFDKMARAGDIESVKLITNKNIVELTLTEEALKKDKYANELKQKNPFGAIIEKPPHYFLNITSGESFKEDFDKLQADLPADKRIKYDVGQEADFSGVIFTWGFLILILVAFWFLMRRMTGGGAGGQIFNIGKAKVSLFDTENKVKITFEDVAGLDEAKQEVEEVVDFLRQPTKYTELGGKIPKGVLLVGPPGTGKTLLAKAVAGEAGVPFFSLSGSDFVEMFVGVGAARVRDLFKQAKEKAPCIIFIDEIDAIGRSRGGGKQPGSNDERENTLNSLLVEMDGFSTDAGVIILGATNRPDVLDSALMRPGRFDRQISIDKPDIKGREAIFKVHLEPLKTAPEIDAKKLAAQTPGFAGAEIANVCNEAALIAARENKKEIGMIDFESAIDRVIGGLEKKNKIISPEEKKIVAYHEAGHAVAGWFLEHADPLVKVSIVPRGIAALGYAQYLPKEQFLYTVEQLTDEMCMALGGRAAEELTFGKISTGALSDLERITKMAYSMVSVYGMNPKIGNVSFYDAQRSEFSGKPYSDATAQIIDEEVKEMVERAYIFTKELLSKHRNHLELIAKELLEKEVLFQSDLEKLIGKRPFDKPTNYEKHTKNGFDDVLEGNLDPLT; encoded by the coding sequence ATGGCGACAGAAAAAGATACTAAAACAGAAAAAGACACCAAGGGAACAAAGAATACCAAAAACACGAAGAATCCAATTCGTAATAATATACCAAAAGGTACAGGAGGCAACTATCAAATTTGGTTGTCTGGTCTTCTGATTGCACTGATTTTGGGAGCATGGTATCTCAATCAAAGTACCACTATCAAAACTTATGAACAAGATTTTGATAAAATGGCTCGTGCTGGAGATATTGAAAGTGTAAAACTCATTACAAATAAAAATATTGTAGAGCTTACACTTACAGAAGAAGCTCTTAAAAAAGATAAATATGCAAATGAGCTAAAACAAAAAAATCCTTTTGGCGCAATTATCGAAAAACCACCTCATTATTTTTTAAATATTACAAGTGGTGAGAGTTTTAAAGAAGATTTTGATAAACTTCAAGCTGATTTGCCTGCTGATAAACGTATAAAATATGATGTAGGACAAGAAGCTGATTTTAGTGGAGTAATCTTCACTTGGGGATTCTTGATTCTTATTTTGGTAGCTTTTTGGTTTTTGATGCGTAGAATGACAGGTGGAGGAGCTGGTGGACAGATATTTAATATCGGAAAAGCTAAAGTTTCTTTATTTGATACAGAAAATAAAGTAAAAATTACTTTTGAAGATGTTGCAGGATTAGATGAAGCCAAACAAGAAGTAGAAGAAGTAGTAGATTTCCTTCGTCAGCCAACAAAATACACAGAATTAGGTGGAAAGATTCCTAAAGGTGTTCTATTAGTAGGCCCTCCAGGTACGGGTAAAACATTACTAGCGAAAGCTGTTGCTGGTGAAGCTGGCGTTCCGTTTTTCTCGCTTTCAGGTTCTGATTTTGTAGAAATGTTTGTAGGTGTTGGGGCTGCTCGTGTACGTGATTTGTTCAAACAAGCAAAAGAAAAAGCTCCTTGTATTATCTTTATTGATGAAATTGATGCAATTGGTCGTTCTCGTGGTGGTGGAAAGCAACCTGGTTCGAATGATGAGCGTGAAAATACATTGAACTCTCTTTTAGTGGAAATGGATGGTTTTTCTACCGATGCAGGTGTAATTATCTTAGGAGCTACCAATCGTCCAGATGTTTTGGATAGTGCTTTGATGCGCCCAGGTCGTTTTGATAGACAAATTAGTATTGATAAGCCAGATATTAAAGGAAGAGAAGCGATTTTTAAAGTTCATTTAGAGCCTTTGAAAACTGCTCCTGAAATAGATGCGAAAAAATTAGCTGCCCAAACCCCTGGTTTTGCAGGTGCAGAAATTGCAAATGTTTGTAACGAAGCTGCTTTGATTGCTGCTCGTGAAAACAAAAAAGAAATTGGAATGATTGACTTTGAAAGTGCCATTGATAGAGTTATTGGTGGGCTAGAAAAGAAAAACAAAATCATTTCTCCAGAAGAAAAGAAAATTGTTGCTTACCATGAAGCAGGACATGCTGTGGCTGGTTGGTTCTTAGAGCATGCAGACCCATTGGTTAAAGTTTCTATTGTTCCTCGTGGAATTGCAGCTTTAGGATATGCACAGTATTTACCAAAAGAACAGTTTTTATATACTGTCGAACAGCTTACTGATGAAATGTGTATGGCTTTAGGTGGGCGTGCAGCCGAAGAGCTTACTTTTGGTAAAATCTCAACAGGTGCATTATCTGACCTTGAAAGAATTACAAAAATGGCATATAGTATGGTTTCTGTCTATGGAATGAATCCAAAAATTGGTAATGTTTCATTTTATGATGCACAGCGTTCAGAGTTTTCAGGAAAACCTTACTCTGATGCAACAGCCCAAATTATTGATGAAGAAGTAAAAGAAATGGTAGAAAGAGCATATATTTTTACCAAAGAATTACTTTCAAAGCATAGAAATCATTTAGAATTAATTGCAAAAGAACTTTTGGAAAAAGAAGTATTATTTCAAAGTGATTTGGAAAAATTGATTGGCAAACGTCCGTTTGATAAACCAACAAATTATGAAAAACACACGAAAAATGGATTTGATGATGTTTTAGAGGGTAATTTAGACCCTTTGACATAA
- a CDS encoding DUF2459 domain-containing protein, which translates to MSRKKNYLFCFLRWSFKMILFSISFYLLFVLIGGYIWTVKPKASNSNLENNEIEIYVTSNGLHTDIVIPIQIETDFFKVLSQDSILNSYLGKTNSYKWLSVGWGDKGFYNESYNGGFPSVSACLNAAFVPSETLMHLDFYKNNLLENENCKKIKLKKEEYQKLLQHITMSFRTVREDSESKVQHITNQTKFIRLPQKGYSNSDYFFEAKGNYHLFYTCNSWTNEGLQKANQKTAHFSPFAQTILYHLN; encoded by the coding sequence ATGAGTCGAAAAAAAAACTATTTATTCTGTTTTCTGCGTTGGAGTTTCAAAATGATTCTCTTTAGCATTTCTTTTTATCTACTCTTTGTGCTTATTGGAGGTTATATTTGGACTGTCAAACCAAAAGCATCAAACTCTAATTTAGAAAACAATGAGATAGAGATTTATGTGACCTCAAATGGATTACATACTGATATTGTTATTCCTATTCAAATTGAAACTGATTTTTTCAAAGTTCTCAGTCAAGATTCTATCCTTAATTCTTATTTAGGAAAAACTAATTCTTATAAATGGCTTTCTGTTGGTTGGGGAGATAAAGGTTTTTATAATGAATCTTATAATGGAGGTTTTCCCTCTGTTTCTGCGTGTTTGAATGCTGCTTTTGTTCCCTCTGAAACACTTATGCACTTAGATTTTTATAAAAATAACCTATTAGAAAATGAAAACTGTAAGAAAATAAAGTTAAAAAAAGAGGAATATCAGAAGTTATTGCAACATATTACAATGAGTTTCCGAACTGTAAGAGAAGATTCCGAAAGTAAAGTGCAGCATATAACTAATCAGACAAAATTTATTCGGTTACCACAAAAAGGATATTCTAATTCTGACTATTTTTTTGAAGCAAAAGGTAATTATCATTTATTCTATACTTGCAATAGTTGGACAAATGAAGGCTTGCAAAAAGCAAATCAAAAAACAGCTCACTTTTCTCCCTTTGCACAAACAATTCTATATCATTTGAATTAA
- a CDS encoding carboxypeptidase-like regulatory domain-containing protein: MSQIANFTKTSIKNSILKYGITFLIVFISTTYFSSFSFGQGENQMVRFSGIVVEGDSLYGVSGVHIYIPRAGRGSVTNALGYFSMPAMEGDTVMVSAVGYKSSKIVIPKRGEPLYSVVIDLKENIQMLNEIVVLPYKNSTEFKDMVLAMDTSDPLIEQMKENLDSERLNQMAANMPMNANSNYRYLMQQNLNSRNNKFFAPSIPLLNPFAWSKFIESIRNKDYKKPLRTTTGGSSGGN; the protein is encoded by the coding sequence ATGAGCCAAATTGCAAATTTTACAAAAACTTCAATTAAAAACTCGATTCTAAAATATGGAATTACTTTTCTAATTGTATTTATTTCTACTACTTATTTTTCATCTTTTTCCTTTGGACAAGGAGAGAATCAAATGGTTCGTTTTTCAGGAATTGTAGTGGAGGGCGATAGTTTGTATGGTGTTTCGGGCGTGCATATTTATATTCCTAGAGCAGGACGAGGAAGTGTAACAAATGCGCTAGGTTATTTTTCGATGCCAGCTATGGAAGGCGATACTGTTATGGTAAGTGCAGTAGGCTATAAAAGTTCAAAAATAGTGATTCCTAAGCGAGGAGAACCTTTATATTCTGTTGTGATAGATTTGAAAGAAAATATTCAGATGTTAAATGAAATTGTTGTTTTGCCATATAAAAATTCGACAGAGTTTAAAGACATGGTTTTGGCAATGGATACCTCTGACCCACTTATAGAACAAATGAAAGAAAATTTGGATAGTGAAAGGCTTAATCAAATGGCTGCAAATATGCCAATGAATGCTAATTCGAATTATAGATATTTGATGCAACAAAATCTCAATTCAAGAAATAATAAGTTTTTTGCGCCTTCTATTCCTCTTCTAAATCCGTTTGCTTGGTCGAAGTTTATTGAATCAATTAGAAACAAAGATTATAAAAAACCACTAAGGACAACAACAGGTGGAAGTAGTGGAGGAAATTAA
- a CDS encoding YihY/virulence factor BrkB family protein, which produces MRKKIRERLKKTSHRIRNHRRIEGFERFLGNVHFRKNPEFNLYLILGIFFSKIQKDAVPDRASGIAFNLTLAIFPFVIFLFTLIPYLQIPDLEERIFTELNAIVPNGIYAFIDTTIYDIVSKQRGGLLSFGFVAALFAATSGTIGFMDAFSRSQRIIDKRNFIKKRITALSLTLIFTVLLLLTIVLIIVGEYLLNFLIFHDLMSQDGLYYSIQILRYIVAFLIILLTLSMLYRFAPALKIPWRTYGVGAILASFSCVAVSVGFSYYINYFNTYNRLYGSIGTFVGFMFWLFVISLVILFGFEINVSIEKARKIAVRRRRVWRESIAKDLELQDKEKQEEAKIINEPQKAEPDKEIEAEENKIKEETENKNEEKE; this is translated from the coding sequence ATGCGTAAAAAAATTAGAGAACGACTCAAAAAAACTTCTCATCGAATCCGTAATCACAGACGAATAGAGGGTTTTGAGCGTTTTTTGGGGAATGTTCATTTTAGGAAAAACCCAGAATTTAATTTGTATTTAATTTTAGGAATTTTTTTTTCTAAGATACAAAAAGATGCCGTTCCTGACCGTGCCAGTGGGATTGCTTTTAATCTTACTTTAGCTATTTTTCCATTTGTAATCTTTTTGTTTACTCTTATTCCTTATTTACAAATTCCAGATTTAGAAGAACGTATCTTTACAGAACTCAATGCCATTGTTCCTAATGGGATTTACGCTTTTATAGACACAACCATTTATGATATTGTCAGCAAACAGCGAGGAGGACTTTTATCTTTTGGTTTTGTGGCTGCACTTTTTGCTGCAACAAGTGGAACAATTGGTTTTATGGATGCTTTTAGCCGTTCACAGCGAATTATTGATAAGCGAAATTTTATCAAAAAAAGAATTACAGCTCTTAGCTTAACACTTATTTTTACAGTTCTTTTATTGCTTACCATTGTCTTAATTATTGTAGGTGAATACCTACTCAATTTCTTGATTTTTCATGACCTTATGAGTCAAGATGGACTCTATTACAGCATTCAAATTCTGAGATATATTGTTGCCTTTTTAATTATTCTTCTTACCCTTTCTATGTTGTATCGTTTTGCACCAGCTCTTAAAATTCCTTGGCGTACGTATGGTGTAGGTGCAATTTTGGCTTCTTTTTCGTGTGTTGCTGTTTCAGTAGGATTTTCGTATTATATAAATTACTTTAATACTTATAATAGATTGTATGGTTCGATTGGAACTTTCGTAGGATTTATGTTTTGGCTCTTTGTTATTTCTTTAGTTATTCTTTTTGGTTTTGAGATAAATGTAAGCATAGAAAAAGCACGAAAAATAGCTGTCAGAAGGCGTAGAGTATGGCGAGAAAGCATAGCTAAAGATTTAGAACTACAAGACAAGGAAAAACAGGAAGAAGCAAAAATAATAAATGAACCACAAAAAGCAGAACCAGACAAAGAAATAGAAGCTGAAGAAAATAAGATTAAAGAAGAAACAGAAAATAAAAATGAAGAGAAAGAATAG